Proteins found in one Rhodobacter capsulatus SB 1003 genomic segment:
- a CDS encoding peptidoglycan-binding domain-containing protein produces the protein MTFSLPCPTLALLTLCAALAGCTGAGGPTTAEKPAGQAAQAPVPIVAPPANSLAGEWLKSPPGAEAKGCFTEERRPAIVETVTEHVLVEPEERDPKTGAVTSPASYRTTTQARIVSGGGRMWFASVCAADMTTARIAVLQRALWVRGLYAGPLDGQMSAATREAIRRYQTQRGLLSAELSLRAAREMGVVSWLATP, from the coding sequence ATGACCTTTTCCCTGCCTTGCCCGACCCTTGCCCTGCTGACCCTTTGCGCGGCGCTGGCGGGCTGCACCGGGGCCGGGGGGCCGACGACCGCGGAGAAGCCCGCAGGTCAGGCCGCGCAGGCGCCGGTGCCGATCGTCGCCCCCCCGGCGAATTCGCTGGCGGGCGAATGGCTGAAATCCCCCCCCGGCGCCGAGGCGAAGGGCTGCTTCACCGAGGAACGCCGCCCCGCCATCGTCGAGACCGTCACCGAACATGTGCTTGTCGAACCCGAAGAGCGCGACCCGAAGACCGGCGCCGTCACCAGCCCCGCCAGCTACCGCACCACCACCCAGGCCCGCATCGTCTCGGGCGGGGGGCGGATGTGGTTCGCCTCGGTTTGCGCCGCCGACATGACCACCGCCCGCATCGCGGTGCTGCAACGCGCGCTTTGGGTGCGCGGGCTTTACGCGGGCCCGCTCGACGGGCAGATGAGCGCCGCCACCCGCGAGGCGATCCGCCGCTATCAGACCCAGCGCGGCCTGCTCAGCGCCGAACTTTCGCTGCGCGCGGCGCGGGAAATGGGCGTCGTGTCCTGGCTGGCGACGCCCTGA
- a CDS encoding bifunctional 4-hydroxy-2-oxoglutarate aldolase/2-dehydro-3-deoxy-phosphogluconate aldolase, giving the protein MTPTAQSAKAREFCALAPIVPVIVVQDLAHAQPLAKALVAGGLKALEVTLRSACALEAIRAMVDVEGGVVGAGTLLTPADVKAAKAAGAQFGVAPGLTDSLVKACEDEGLPLLPGAVTASEVMRALELGYDMLKFFPAETSGGAAALKAMGGPLPKVSFCPTGGVSLKNARDYLTLPNVMCVGGSWVAPQGMMSAGNWAAIEALATDAAALSRATLG; this is encoded by the coding sequence ATGACCCCCACCGCCCAATCCGCGAAAGCGCGCGAATTCTGTGCGCTTGCCCCCATCGTGCCCGTGATCGTGGTGCAGGACCTGGCCCATGCCCAGCCCCTGGCCAAGGCGCTGGTGGCGGGCGGGCTGAAGGCGCTCGAGGTGACCCTGCGCAGCGCCTGCGCGCTTGAGGCGATCCGCGCCATGGTCGATGTCGAAGGCGGCGTCGTCGGCGCGGGCACGCTTCTGACCCCCGCCGATGTCAAGGCCGCCAAGGCCGCGGGCGCGCAATTCGGCGTCGCCCCGGGCCTGACCGACAGCCTGGTGAAGGCCTGCGAGGACGAGGGCCTGCCGCTGCTTCCCGGCGCCGTCACCGCATCCGAGGTGATGCGGGCGCTGGAACTCGGTTATGACATGCTGAAATTCTTCCCCGCCGAAACCTCGGGCGGTGCGGCCGCGCTGAAGGCCATGGGCGGGCCGCTGCCGAAAGTCTCGTTCTGCCCCACCGGCGGCGTCAGCCTGAAGAATGCGCGCGATTACCTGACGCTTCCGAACGTGATGTGCGTCGGCGGCTCCTGGGTCGCGCCGCAGGGCATGATGAGCGCGGGCAACTGGGCCGCGATCGAGGCGCTGGCAACGGATGCCGCCGCGCTCTCGCGCGCGACGCTTGGCTGA
- a CDS encoding RSP_2648 family PIN domain-containing protein, which yields MRAAPGKVLLDACVLYPTVLREILTLCAAEGLFTPLWSDRILEEWARAAARLSSGDEAFARGEIAALKARFPRASIAPRPGLESRLHLPDENDIHVLAAAISGGAEAIVTQNRADFPRGVLAAEGLSRLDADGFLWALSADHPTQVAAVVERVRAKAEALSGQGWTTRALLKKARLFRLARALETA from the coding sequence ATGCGCGCCGCCCCCGGCAAGGTGCTGCTCGATGCCTGCGTGCTTTACCCGACGGTTCTGCGCGAGATCCTGACCCTTTGTGCGGCCGAGGGGCTTTTCACGCCGCTGTGGTCGGACCGCATCCTGGAGGAATGGGCGCGGGCGGCGGCGCGGCTGTCCTCGGGCGACGAGGCCTTTGCGCGGGGCGAGATTGCCGCCCTCAAGGCCCGTTTCCCAAGGGCCAGCATCGCCCCCCGCCCGGGGCTCGAATCGCGGCTGCATCTGCCCGATGAAAACGACATCCATGTGCTGGCCGCTGCCATATCTGGCGGGGCCGAGGCGATCGTGACGCAAAACCGGGCCGATTTCCCGCGCGGCGTCCTGGCGGCCGAGGGGCTTTCGCGCCTTGATGCCGATGGCTTCCTCTGGGCGCTTTCCGCCGATCATCCCACGCAGGTCGCCGCCGTGGTCGAACGTGTCCGGGCCAAGGCCGAGGCGCTGTCGGGCCAAGGCTGGACCACCCGGGCGCTTTTGAAAAAGGCCAGGCTCTTTCGCCTTGCCCGTGCGCTTGAAACCGCCTGA
- a CDS encoding RSP_2647 family RNA methyltransferase, which yields MTEEEAPKSRPVVRLRPKAEARAIRHGFPWVYADELVTDRRTQGLAPGVIATLEDAERRVLGTVTVNPKSKIIARMLDRDAEAVIDRDWLAARLSRALDLRRRLFDQPFYRLVHAEADGLPGVIIDRFGDVAVVQPNAAWAEALIGDLCAALVAVTGVKTVIKNGSGRSRGLEGLPEETVVLCGAIDGPVPVEMNGATYMADVLGGQKTGLFFDQRPNHAFAARLARGARVLDVFSHVGGFALACLAGGAESALAVDASAAALDLATQGAAAMGQGARFATRQGDAFATLEALATEGAQFEVVICDPPAFAPNKQSLDAGLRAYERVARLAAPLVAPGGYIVLCSCSHAADLVAFRNASARGLGRGGRRAQLLHTGFAGPDHPMLPQLAESAYLKSLVFRLD from the coding sequence ATGACCGAAGAAGAAGCGCCGAAGTCCCGTCCCGTCGTGCGGCTGCGCCCCAAGGCCGAGGCCCGCGCGATCCGGCACGGCTTTCCCTGGGTCTATGCCGACGAGCTGGTGACCGACCGGCGCACGCAGGGCCTCGCCCCGGGCGTGATCGCGACGCTGGAAGATGCCGAGCGCCGTGTGCTGGGCACGGTCACGGTGAACCCGAAATCGAAGATCATCGCGCGGATGCTGGATCGCGACGCCGAGGCGGTGATCGACCGCGACTGGCTGGCGGCGCGGCTGTCGCGTGCTTTGGATCTGCGCAGGCGGCTCTTCGATCAGCCCTTCTATCGCCTTGTCCATGCCGAGGCCGACGGCCTGCCCGGTGTCATCATCGACCGTTTCGGCGATGTCGCGGTGGTGCAGCCGAATGCCGCCTGGGCGGAGGCGCTGATCGGCGATCTGTGCGCGGCCCTCGTTGCGGTGACGGGCGTGAAGACGGTGATCAAGAACGGCTCGGGGCGCTCGCGCGGGCTGGAAGGTCTGCCCGAGGAAACCGTGGTCCTGTGCGGCGCCATCGACGGCCCGGTGCCGGTCGAGATGAACGGCGCCACCTACATGGCCGACGTTCTGGGCGGGCAGAAGACCGGGCTGTTCTTTGACCAGCGCCCGAACCACGCCTTTGCCGCGCGGCTGGCGCGGGGGGCGCGGGTGCTTGACGTGTTTTCCCATGTCGGCGGTTTCGCGCTGGCGTGCCTGGCCGGTGGGGCGGAAAGCGCTTTGGCCGTCGATGCCTCGGCTGCCGCTTTGGATCTGGCGACGCAGGGCGCCGCGGCGATGGGGCAGGGCGCGCGTTTCGCCACCCGTCAGGGCGATGCCTTTGCGACGCTTGAGGCGCTGGCCACCGAGGGGGCACAATTCGAGGTGGTGATCTGCGATCCGCCCGCCTTTGCGCCGAACAAGCAATCGCTCGATGCGGGCTTGCGCGCTTACGAACGCGTTGCGCGGCTCGCTGCGCCGCTGGTGGCGCCGGGCGGGTATATCGTGCTTTGCTCCTGTTCCCATGCCGCCGATCTGGTCGCCTTCCGCAATGCTTCGGCCCGCGGTCTGGGCCGGGGCGGGCGGCGTGCGCAACTGCTGCACACCGGCTTTGCCGGGCCCGATCACCCGATGCTGCCGCAACTGGCCGAATCGGCCTATCTGAAATCGCTGGTCTTCCGGCTGGATTGA
- the fdxE gene encoding ferredoxin FdxE, with the protein MAKIIFIEHNGTRHEVEAKPGLTVMEAARDNGVPGIDADCGGACACSTCHAYVDPAWVDKLPKALPTETDMIDFAYEPNPATSRLTCQIKVTSLLDGLVVHLPEKQI; encoded by the coding sequence ATGGCGAAGATCATCTTCATCGAACACAACGGCACCCGTCACGAGGTGGAGGCGAAACCGGGGCTGACGGTGATGGAAGCGGCGCGCGACAATGGCGTGCCGGGCATCGACGCCGATTGCGGCGGCGCCTGCGCCTGTTCGACCTGCCACGCCTATGTCGATCCGGCCTGGGTGGACAAGCTGCCGAAAGCCCTGCCGACCGAGACCGACATGATCGATTTCGCCTATGAGCCGAACCCCGCGACCTCGCGGCTGACCTGCCAGATCAAGGTCACCTCGCTGCTCGACGGGCTGGTGGTGCATCTGCCCGAAAAGCAGATCTGA
- the edd gene encoding phosphogluconate dehydratase — protein MTETAAPLNATIARVTDRIRARSAARRGDYLARIAAAAAAGPARAHLTCGNQAHAYAAMGPDKTPLAEGRGPNVGIVTAYNDMLSAHAPYADYPAQIKAALREIGATAQVAGGVPAMCDGVTQGRAGMELSLFSREVIALAAGIALSHDTFDAAIFLGVCDKIVPGLVMAAATFGHLPAIFLPAGPMTAGLPNDEKAKVRQQFATGEVGRDKLMAAEMASYHGPGTCTFYGTANTNQMLMEVMGLHLPGSSFVNPHTPLRDALTGAGAQRVAEITALGADALPVGHLLDERAFVNGLVGLMATGGSTNLVLHLPAMARAAGIELDLQDFDEISDVVPLMAKVYPNGLADVNAFHAAGGLQFLIRHLLRAGLLHADVNTVAGPGLARYTQEPKLIEGRLTWVEGPEDSLNDRILRPAATPFAATGGLKQLAGNLGRGVIKVSAVAPDRHVIEAPARIFESQDAVKEAFKRGDFTADTVVVVRFQGPQANGMPELHSLTPTLSVLQDRGLRVALVTDGRMSGASGKVPAAIHVSPEAACGGPLAKLQDGDLIRLDADTGELICLTAGFETRTPVSPDLSANRTGLGRELFETFRRNTGPATSGASVIV, from the coding sequence ATGACCGAGACTGCCGCACCGCTGAACGCCACGATTGCCCGGGTGACGGATCGCATCCGCGCCCGCTCGGCCGCGCGGCGGGGCGATTATCTGGCACGGATCGCGGCAGCGGCCGCCGCGGGCCCGGCGCGGGCGCATCTGACCTGCGGCAATCAGGCCCATGCCTATGCCGCGATGGGGCCGGACAAGACGCCTTTGGCCGAGGGGCGGGGCCCGAATGTCGGCATCGTCACCGCTTACAATGACATGCTTTCGGCCCATGCGCCCTATGCCGATTACCCGGCGCAGATCAAGGCGGCCTTGCGCGAGATCGGGGCGACGGCGCAGGTGGCGGGCGGCGTGCCCGCGATGTGTGATGGCGTCACCCAGGGCCGGGCGGGGATGGAGCTGTCGCTTTTTTCGCGCGAGGTGATCGCGCTGGCGGCCGGGATCGCGCTCTCGCATGACACGTTTGACGCCGCGATTTTCCTCGGCGTCTGCGACAAGATCGTGCCGGGTCTGGTGATGGCGGCGGCGACCTTCGGCCATCTGCCCGCGATCTTCCTGCCCGCGGGGCCGATGACGGCGGGCCTGCCGAATGACGAAAAAGCCAAGGTGCGGCAACAATTTGCCACGGGCGAGGTGGGCCGCGACAAGCTCATGGCGGCCGAGATGGCCTCCTATCACGGGCCGGGCACCTGCACCTTTTACGGCACCGCGAACACCAACCAGATGCTGATGGAGGTGATGGGCCTGCATCTGCCGGGGTCCAGTTTCGTCAACCCGCACACGCCCCTGCGCGATGCGCTGACGGGCGCGGGGGCGCAGCGGGTGGCCGAGATCACCGCGCTCGGCGCCGATGCCCTGCCGGTCGGGCATCTGCTCGATGAGCGCGCCTTCGTCAACGGGCTTGTCGGGCTGATGGCCACGGGCGGCTCGACCAATCTTGTGCTGCACCTGCCCGCGATGGCACGGGCGGCGGGGATTGAACTGGATCTGCAGGATTTCGACGAGATTTCGGATGTCGTCCCCCTGATGGCCAAGGTCTATCCGAACGGGCTGGCCGATGTGAACGCCTTTCACGCCGCGGGCGGGCTGCAATTCCTGATCCGCCATCTTCTGCGCGCGGGGCTTTTGCACGCCGATGTCAACACCGTCGCGGGCCCGGGCCTTGCGCGCTACACACAGGAACCGAAGCTGATCGAGGGCCGCCTGACCTGGGTCGAGGGGCCGGAAGACAGCCTGAACGACCGCATCCTGCGCCCTGCCGCCACCCCCTTCGCGGCAACGGGCGGGCTGAAGCAGCTCGCGGGCAATCTTGGTCGCGGCGTGATCAAGGTCTCGGCCGTCGCCCCCGACCGTCATGTGATCGAGGCCCCGGCCCGCATCTTCGAAAGCCAGGACGCGGTGAAAGAGGCCTTCAAGCGCGGCGACTTCACCGCCGATACCGTGGTCGTGGTGCGCTTTCAGGGGCCGCAGGCGAATGGCATGCCGGAACTGCATTCGCTGACGCCCACGCTTTCGGTGCTGCAAGACCGCGGCTTGCGCGTCGCCTTGGTCACCGATGGCCGGATGTCGGGGGCCAGCGGCAAGGTCCCCGCCGCGATCCATGTCAGCCCCGAGGCCGCCTGTGGCGGGCCCTTGGCGAAGCTGCAAGACGGCGATCTGATCCGGCTTGATGCCGACACCGGGGAACTGATCTGCCTGACCGCGGGCTTTGAGACCCGCACCCCCGTCTCCCCCGATCTGAGCGCCAATCGCACCGGGCTGGGCCGCGAGCTGTTCGAGACGTTCCGCCGCAACACCGGCCCTGCCACCTCCGGCGCGTCCGTGATAGTGTGA
- the zwf gene encoding glucose-6-phosphate dehydrogenase, translated as MVSRVIPVDLFDLVIFGATGDLAQRKILPGLYRRFHAGQMPEGARIIGAARSDMDAEGFRAQVTKAIADFVDPAKHDAATIAAFLQSLDYVSVDATGEGGWDSLKAKVDPARINAFYFSVAPMLFGPLADRLKAHGIAGDQSRIVVEKPFGRDLASARALNATLAAHFEESQIYRIDHYLGKETVQNLMAVRFANILFEPLWNAQYIDHVQITVAETVGVGGRGSYYDKSGAMRDMVQNHLMQLLCLIAMEPPYHFDPDAVRDEKVKVIRALQPVPAADIVRGQYLGVKATAGRAEQPGYLADSENPDSRTESYIALKVQVANWRWQGTPFYLRTGKRLRGRASEIAITFKAPPHSIFDQEEASWRENVLVIRLQPDEGMNLKVMIKEPGPGGMRLVQVPLDMSFAEALGEDGADIPDAYERLIMDVIRGNQTLFMRGDEVEAAWAWTDPIIAGWEARGDRPRPYDAGSSGPEDALMLMHRDGRRWREIRE; from the coding sequence ATGGTGTCGCGCGTCATTCCGGTCGATCTTTTCGATCTCGTGATCTTCGGAGCCACGGGCGATCTTGCGCAGCGCAAGATCCTGCCCGGGCTTTACCGCCGCTTTCACGCCGGTCAGATGCCCGAAGGCGCGCGGATCATCGGCGCCGCCCGCTCCGACATGGATGCCGAGGGCTTTCGCGCCCAGGTGACCAAGGCGATCGCCGATTTCGTCGATCCGGCGAAACATGACGCGGCGACCATCGCCGCCTTTCTGCAAAGCCTTGACTATGTCTCGGTCGATGCGACGGGCGAGGGCGGCTGGGACAGTCTCAAGGCCAAGGTCGATCCCGCGCGGATCAATGCCTTCTATTTCTCGGTCGCGCCGATGCTGTTCGGCCCCCTGGCCGACCGGCTCAAGGCGCATGGGATCGCCGGGGATCAGTCGCGCATCGTGGTGGAAAAACCCTTCGGCCGCGATCTGGCCTCGGCCCGGGCCTTGAACGCCACCTTGGCCGCGCATTTCGAGGAAAGCCAGATCTACCGGATCGACCATTATCTGGGCAAGGAGACGGTGCAGAACCTGATGGCGGTGCGGTTCGCCAACATCCTGTTCGAGCCGCTTTGGAACGCACAATATATCGACCATGTGCAGATCACCGTGGCCGAAACCGTGGGTGTCGGCGGGCGCGGCAGCTATTACGACAAATCGGGCGCGATGCGCGACATGGTGCAAAACCACCTGATGCAGCTGTTGTGCCTGATCGCGATGGAGCCGCCCTATCACTTCGACCCCGATGCGGTGCGCGATGAAAAGGTCAAGGTGATCCGGGCCTTGCAGCCCGTTCCCGCGGCCGACATCGTGCGCGGGCAATATCTGGGCGTGAAGGCCACGGCCGGGCGGGCCGAGCAGCCGGGCTATCTGGCCGACAGCGAAAACCCCGACAGCCGCACCGAAAGCTATATCGCGCTCAAGGTGCAGGTGGCGAACTGGCGCTGGCAGGGCACGCCGTTCTATCTGCGCACCGGCAAGCGGCTGCGGGGCCGGGCCAGTGAAATCGCCATCACCTTCAAGGCGCCGCCGCATTCGATCTTCGATCAGGAAGAAGCCAGCTGGCGCGAAAACGTGCTTGTCATCCGGCTGCAACCGGACGAGGGCATGAATCTGAAAGTGATGATCAAGGAACCGGGTCCGGGGGGGATGCGTCTGGTGCAGGTGCCGCTTGACATGTCCTTTGCCGAGGCTCTGGGCGAGGATGGCGCCGACATTCCTGACGCTTATGAACGCCTCATCATGGATGTGATCCGCGGCAACCAGACCCTTTTCATGCGCGGCGACGAGGTCGAGGCCGCCTGGGCCTGGACCGATCCGATCATCGCGGGCTGGGAGGCCCGGGGCGACCGGCCGCGGCCCTATGACGCCGGGTCTTCGGGGCCGGAAGATGCCTTGATGCTGATGCACCGCGACGGCCGTCGCTGGCGGGAGATCCGCGAATGA
- the purU gene encoding formyltetrahydrofolate deformylase, translating into MTTYVLTVNCHSTRGIVAAIANYLADSGCNLTDSNQYDDLLTGQFFMRVTFVSQTGATLDSLKAGFEPVAQEFDMEWAIHDAEKKVKVLLMVSNFGHCLNDLLYRWRIGALPVEIVGVVSNHMTYQKVVVNHDIPFHHIKVTKENKPEAEAHLLDVVEESGAELVVLARYMQILSDKLCQKMSGKIINIHHSFLPSFKGANPYKQAYERGVKLIGATSHYVTADLDEGPIIEQETVRITHAQSPEDYVSLGRDVEALVLARAIHAHVQHRVFINGNKTVVFPASPGGYTSERMG; encoded by the coding sequence ATGACCACCTATGTGCTGACCGTGAACTGCCACTCGACCCGCGGGATCGTGGCGGCGATTGCCAATTATCTGGCCGACAGCGGCTGCAACCTGACCGATTCAAACCAGTATGACGACCTTCTGACCGGCCAGTTCTTCATGCGCGTCACCTTCGTGTCGCAGACGGGCGCGACGCTTGACAGCCTGAAGGCGGGCTTCGAGCCGGTGGCGCAAGAATTCGACATGGAATGGGCGATCCATGACGCCGAAAAGAAGGTCAAGGTCCTGCTGATGGTCTCGAACTTCGGCCATTGCCTGAACGACCTGCTTTACCGCTGGCGCATCGGCGCGCTGCCGGTCGAGATCGTCGGCGTGGTGTCGAACCACATGACCTATCAGAAGGTGGTGGTGAACCACGACATCCCGTTCCACCACATCAAGGTGACGAAGGAAAACAAGCCCGAGGCCGAGGCGCATCTGCTCGATGTCGTCGAGGAATCGGGGGCCGAGCTGGTGGTTCTGGCGCGCTACATGCAGATCCTGTCGGACAAGCTCTGCCAGAAAATGTCGGGCAAGATCATCAACATCCACCATTCCTTCCTGCCGAGCTTCAAGGGCGCCAACCCCTACAAGCAGGCCTATGAGCGCGGCGTGAAGCTGATCGGTGCGACCTCGCACTATGTGACCGCGGATCTGGACGAAGGCCCGATCATCGAGCAGGAAACCGTCCGCATCACCCATGCGCAAAGCCCCGAGGATTACGTCAGCCTTGGCCGCGATGTCGAGGCGCTGGTGCTCGCCCGGGCGATCCACGCCCATGTGCAGCACCGCGTCTTCATCAACGGCAACAAGACCGTCGTCTTCCCGGCCTCGCCCGGCGGCTACACCTCGGAACGGATGGGCTGA
- the pgi gene encoding glucose-6-phosphate isomerase, which produces MMNRFDDLLAHAATVKDRHILDLFAADPDRAARFSAEFGSWFFDFSKTNIDAAGLKLLIDLAEKTGVAARRDAMFAGEKINETEGRAVLHMAWRNFRDTITVDGHDVMPALRDTLGRMQDFAEDVRTGRFTGQGGRITDVVNIGIGGSDLGPVMASVACTSFADGPRLHFISNVDGAHAHDVLSGLNPETTLVIVASKTFTTIETMTNAETARAWMAAKVTDPAAQFSAISTATDRTAAFGIPPERVFGFEDWVGGRYSVWSPIGLSLMIGIGPGYFAEFHAGAAAMDRHFREAPLAENLPVLLALVGIWHNQVLGHATRAVLPYEQRLARLPAYLQQLEMESNGKRVSMDGADLPWHSGPVVWGEPGTNGQHAFYQLIHQGTRVVPCEFLLAARGREPYLEHQHLLLVANCLAQSEALLRGRSLAEATEIMAKKGLTGAELDRQARHRVFPGNRPSTTLLIEVLTPFTLGGIVALYEHRVFVEGVILGINSFDQWGVELGKELALALAPVLEGSSEGAGKDGSTLGLARRIRAARA; this is translated from the coding sequence CTGATGAACCGTTTCGATGACCTTCTTGCCCATGCCGCGACCGTCAAGGACCGGCATATCCTCGATCTTTTCGCCGCCGATCCCGACCGCGCCGCCCGTTTCAGCGCCGAATTCGGGTCCTGGTTCTTCGATTTCTCGAAAACCAACATCGATGCCGCGGGGCTGAAGCTGCTGATCGATCTGGCGGAAAAGACCGGCGTTGCCGCACGCCGCGACGCGATGTTCGCGGGCGAAAAGATCAACGAGACCGAGGGCCGGGCGGTGCTGCACATGGCCTGGCGCAACTTCCGCGACACGATCACGGTCGATGGCCACGACGTCATGCCCGCCTTGCGCGACACCCTTGGCCGGATGCAGGATTTCGCCGAAGACGTGCGCACGGGCCGTTTCACCGGGCAGGGGGGCCGGATTACCGATGTGGTCAATATCGGCATCGGCGGCTCGGATCTGGGGCCGGTGATGGCCTCGGTCGCCTGCACGTCTTTTGCCGACGGGCCGCGGCTGCATTTCATCTCGAATGTCGATGGCGCCCATGCCCATGACGTGCTCTCGGGGCTGAACCCGGAAACGACGCTGGTGATCGTGGCGTCCAAGACCTTCACCACGATCGAGACGATGACCAATGCCGAAACCGCCCGCGCCTGGATGGCGGCGAAGGTCACGGACCCGGCGGCGCAATTCTCCGCGATCTCGACCGCGACCGACAGGACGGCGGCTTTCGGCATCCCGCCCGAGCGCGTCTTCGGCTTCGAGGATTGGGTGGGCGGGCGCTATTCGGTCTGGTCGCCGATCGGGCTCAGCCTGATGATCGGCATCGGCCCGGGCTATTTCGCCGAATTCCACGCCGGCGCCGCCGCGATGGACCGCCATTTCCGCGAGGCGCCGCTGGCGGAAAACCTGCCCGTTCTGCTCGCGCTGGTCGGCATCTGGCACAATCAGGTGCTGGGCCATGCCACCCGCGCCGTGCTGCCCTATGAACAGCGCCTCGCCCGGCTGCCCGCCTATCTGCAGCAGCTGGAAATGGAGAGCAACGGCAAGCGCGTCTCGATGGACGGCGCCGATCTGCCCTGGCATTCCGGTCCGGTGGTCTGGGGCGAGCCCGGCACGAACGGCCAGCACGCCTTTTACCAGCTGATCCATCAGGGCACCCGGGTCGTGCCTTGCGAATTCCTCCTCGCTGCGCGGGGCCGCGAGCCCTATCTCGAACATCAGCACCTTCTGCTCGTCGCCAATTGCCTGGCCCAGTCCGAGGCGCTTCTGCGCGGCCGCTCGCTTGCGGAAGCGACGGAGATCATGGCGAAAAAGGGCCTGACCGGGGCAGAGCTGGACCGCCAGGCCCGCCACCGCGTCTTCCCCGGCAACCGCCCCTCGACGACGCTGCTGATCGAGGTGCTCACCCCCTTCACGCTTGGCGGCATCGTCGCGCTTTACGAACATCGGGTCTTCGTCGAGGGCGTGATCCTGGGCATCAACAGCTTCGACCAATGGGGGGTCGAGCTGGGCAAGGAACTGGCGCTGGCGCTGGCTCCGGTGCTCGAGGGCAGCTCGGAGGGCGCGGGCAAGGACGGCTCGACGCTCGGCCTCGCCCGACGCATCCGCGCGGCGCGGGCCTGA
- the pgl gene encoding 6-phosphogluconolactonase: MNLIEYPDRELMMLALADKVASQLRRALEVEERVTLCVPGGTTPGPVFDILSGLDLDWARVWVMLNDERWVDETSPRSNTALLRNRLLRGAAALAHLVPLYAPAATPEERLEELSHGVRSALPLTVLMLGMGADMHTASLFPGADRLAEALAPDAPPVMALRAEAAGEPRITLTAPVLRAAMHCHLLITGAEKRAALERAASLPETEAPVRIVLSNATIHWAP, encoded by the coding sequence ATGAACCTGATCGAATATCCGGACCGCGAATTGATGATGCTGGCGCTTGCCGACAAGGTCGCAAGCCAGCTGCGCCGCGCTTTGGAGGTCGAGGAACGGGTGACGCTGTGCGTGCCCGGCGGCACCACGCCCGGGCCGGTCTTCGACATCCTTTCGGGGCTGGATCTGGATTGGGCGCGGGTCTGGGTGATGCTGAATGACGAGCGCTGGGTCGATGAGACCAGCCCGCGTTCGAACACCGCGCTGTTGCGCAACCGGCTGTTGCGGGGGGCTGCGGCGCTGGCCCATCTGGTGCCGCTTTACGCCCCCGCCGCAACGCCCGAGGAGCGGCTGGAGGAACTGTCCCACGGCGTCCGTTCCGCGCTGCCGCTGACCGTGCTGATGCTGGGCATGGGGGCGGACATGCACACGGCCTCGCTCTTCCCCGGCGCCGACCGTCTGGCCGAGGCGCTGGCCCCCGATGCCCCCCCGGTGATGGCGCTGCGCGCGGAGGCCGCGGGCGAGCCGCGGATCACGCTCACCGCGCCCGTCCTGCGCGCAGCCATGCATTGCCATCTCCTGATCACCGGTGCAGAAAAGCGCGCAGCACTGGAGCGTGCCGCAAGCCTTCCCGAAACCGAGGCCCCGGTGCGCATCGTCCTTTCCAACGCCACCATCCATTGGGCCCCCTGA